One Olsenella sp. oral taxon 807 DNA segment encodes these proteins:
- the secF gene encoding protein translocase subunit SecF yields MRSHFSKEIPFMAHRRQFLGLSALLVVLAIVGFAVRGLTFGIEFKGGTEIDFHGTGSVTIEQMRSALVSAGEADPTIQTSLVEGVAGFLVRSDTTDPNTANEHAETAAASLGLTSENYTVTTIGPDWGADVTRSSAMAFGVAILLIIAYVSLRYEWKMSITAIVALLHDLLITMGVYAWTQTPVTPNVVAALLTIMGYSLYDTVVEFNRMNENAKQLRDGKHRTYYQIANFSINEVFVRTINTTLTSAVPVIAMLTLGGATLKDFAFAMLIGELLGTYSSFAVASPLLAIWKTREPKWAKREDKYGGRSVKSVQDERGLGEPS; encoded by the coding sequence GTGCGTAGTCACTTCTCGAAGGAGATTCCCTTCATGGCCCACCGCAGGCAGTTCTTGGGTCTCTCGGCCCTGCTCGTGGTGCTTGCCATCGTCGGGTTCGCGGTCCGTGGCCTGACCTTTGGCATCGAGTTCAAAGGTGGTACCGAGATAGACTTCCACGGTACGGGCTCCGTTACGATCGAGCAGATGAGGTCCGCCCTCGTCTCTGCCGGCGAGGCCGATCCGACCATCCAGACCTCGCTTGTCGAGGGCGTTGCCGGCTTCTTGGTGCGCTCTGATACCACCGATCCGAACACGGCCAACGAGCATGCCGAGACGGCGGCTGCGTCTTTGGGACTCACGTCAGAGAACTACACGGTGACCACGATCGGTCCCGACTGGGGCGCCGACGTCACGCGCTCGTCGGCCATGGCCTTTGGTGTGGCAATCCTGCTGATCATCGCCTATGTGTCCCTCAGATACGAGTGGAAGATGTCGATCACCGCCATCGTGGCCTTGCTCCACGACCTCCTCATCACGATGGGCGTCTATGCGTGGACGCAGACGCCCGTCACCCCCAACGTCGTCGCGGCGCTGCTCACGATCATGGGCTACTCGCTCTACGACACCGTGGTCGAGTTCAACCGCATGAACGAGAACGCCAAGCAACTCAGGGATGGCAAGCATCGCACCTACTACCAAATCGCGAACTTCTCGATCAACGAGGTCTTCGTGCGCACGATCAACACGACGCTCACCTCGGCCGTTCCTGTCATCGCCATGCTCACCCTGGGCGGGGCGACCCTCAAGGACTTCGCGTTCGCCATGCTCATCGGAGAGCTTTTGGGCACCTACTCGAGCTTTGCCGTTGCCAGCCCGCTTCTGGCCATCTGGAAAACGCGAGAGCCCAAGTGGGCCAAGCGTGAGGACAAATACGGTGGGCGGAGCGTCAAGAGCGTCCAGGACGAGCGGGGCCTCGGGGAGCCTAGCTAG
- the recJ gene encoding single-stranded-DNA-specific exonuclease RecJ has translation MAGLLDSRRWELLGGDPSSERAIVEACGVVPIVARTLVSRGIRDVEEARLFLSPSIERDWLDPLLIPGMSEVADRVQAAIEGGETIAVFGDFDVDGMSATCLLTLGARRLGGHVLPFIPDRFKEGYGLSRTSLERMLSGDRPDLIVTVDNGISARVEVDWLLSQGIDVVVTDHHEPAELVPEGVAVTDPKLESDCPSRELAGAGVALKLLQVLGRRLGQPELWRRYTEIATLGTISDMMLLKGENRALVADGISRMRTTDRPGIVELAATARTDLSRISSDSLPFSLIPRLNAAGRMGQTKVAFDLLMADDPLEARTLALRLEEINTSRRETESSLAAEALAQVESDYHGERVIVVAGKGWHEGVKGIVASRVTSRYHVPSLLFSIAEDGIARGSGRSVGTVDLFKAVESCSDLLVRFGGHSGAVGVTCEADKLDALRERLSEVMDELPQEQFESRGEVDALVSLSEMTVDNLDALDALQPFGQANKKPLFAACGVSMKNRGKVGVAGNHLRFVATDGQGSVAAIMFRVPQIDRAAACDEVVDLVFEPVNESWQGRIKPKLMVKDIIYREEAPVEAAVSSLTEQIFARAQEYLAASADVLGCGPVALACGATLVADGSSTSLRDAALCANASGPQHAATALPGSLPPAVDRRANTPSGLSYEQLTDELRRRMIGSSALLPAQSETLARLACGRSCLCVMATGRGKSLIFHIHAAREAIAHGRASVFVYPLRALVADQAFHLGAVLGELGLDVRVLTGETPHEGREEAFSALASGKVSVLLTTPEFLAIHVDRFAVSGRIGFVVIDEAHHGDVTSARARDAYAGLPRVLDALGNPTALAVTATADSAAARQIATLLSIDEDDVIVDASVRENLHLIDLRESRDRSVALVSIVATGEKTVIYVNSRERSLGLARMLRKGVPDLGHRISFYNAGMPRELRGRVEDAFREGLLTTIVSTSAFGEGVNLPDVRNVVLYHMPFDAVEFNQMSGRAGRDGEDAAVWLLFGSRDAHINERVLASAAPQREIMAQLYVSIRDLCGDAGQTVADDSDIVARAHAAGSPWDFDEREVASAIATFSELGFIQVDGYGLSRRITMAVRPQHSSLERSSRYLAGLSQVDDFRTFRDWVLSSSQEELLERINRPMVPDFGTVVDRNGGLT, from the coding sequence GTGGCGGGGCTCCTCGACAGCAGGCGTTGGGAGCTCCTTGGGGGCGATCCCAGCTCGGAGCGGGCCATCGTCGAGGCCTGCGGCGTCGTGCCCATCGTGGCGCGAACCCTCGTCTCGCGTGGCATACGTGACGTCGAGGAGGCACGACTCTTCCTGTCGCCCTCGATAGAGCGCGACTGGCTCGACCCCCTCCTCATCCCCGGCATGAGCGAGGTGGCCGACAGGGTCCAGGCGGCCATAGAGGGCGGCGAGACCATCGCGGTCTTTGGTGACTTCGACGTGGATGGCATGAGTGCGACCTGCCTTCTGACCCTTGGCGCGAGGAGGCTGGGAGGACACGTCCTTCCCTTCATACCCGATCGCTTCAAGGAGGGTTACGGGCTCTCCCGCACCTCGCTCGAGAGGATGCTGTCAGGCGACCGTCCCGATCTCATCGTGACCGTCGACAACGGCATCTCGGCCAGAGTCGAGGTGGACTGGCTGCTGTCCCAAGGAATCGACGTCGTGGTGACCGACCACCACGAGCCTGCCGAACTTGTGCCCGAGGGCGTTGCCGTCACCGACCCCAAGCTCGAGTCTGACTGCCCCTCTCGCGAACTCGCGGGTGCGGGCGTTGCCCTCAAGCTCCTCCAGGTTCTGGGGCGCAGGCTGGGTCAACCGGAGCTCTGGAGGCGCTACACCGAGATCGCCACCTTGGGCACCATCTCCGACATGATGCTCCTCAAGGGAGAGAACCGCGCCCTCGTCGCCGACGGCATCAGCCGCATGCGTACCACGGATCGGCCTGGCATCGTCGAGCTCGCGGCGACGGCCCGCACGGACCTCTCGCGGATCAGCTCTGACTCGCTGCCATTCTCGCTCATACCGCGCCTGAACGCCGCTGGCCGCATGGGCCAGACGAAGGTGGCCTTTGACCTTTTGATGGCGGATGACCCACTTGAGGCCCGGACGCTCGCGCTGCGGCTCGAGGAGATCAACACGAGCCGTCGCGAGACGGAGTCGAGCCTTGCGGCAGAGGCCCTAGCGCAGGTGGAGTCGGACTATCATGGGGAGCGAGTTATCGTCGTCGCCGGAAAGGGCTGGCATGAGGGCGTCAAGGGCATCGTCGCGAGTCGCGTCACCAGTCGCTACCACGTACCCTCGCTTCTCTTCTCGATAGCCGAGGACGGCATCGCCCGTGGGTCTGGGCGCTCGGTGGGCACGGTGGACCTCTTCAAGGCGGTCGAGAGCTGCTCGGACCTCCTGGTGCGCTTTGGCGGCCACTCAGGCGCCGTGGGCGTGACCTGCGAGGCAGACAAGCTGGACGCGCTTCGCGAGCGACTCTCTGAGGTCATGGACGAGCTGCCCCAGGAGCAGTTCGAGAGCAGGGGAGAGGTCGATGCCCTGGTCTCTCTCTCGGAGATGACGGTCGATAACCTCGATGCGCTCGATGCGCTCCAACCCTTTGGCCAGGCCAACAAGAAGCCGCTCTTTGCCGCGTGCGGCGTGAGCATGAAGAATCGCGGCAAGGTGGGGGTTGCCGGCAATCACCTGCGCTTCGTCGCCACAGATGGCCAGGGCTCGGTTGCCGCCATCATGTTTAGGGTTCCCCAGATAGACCGCGCAGCGGCCTGCGACGAGGTCGTCGACCTCGTCTTCGAGCCGGTCAACGAGTCCTGGCAGGGGCGCATCAAGCCAAAGCTCATGGTCAAGGACATCATCTACCGCGAGGAGGCCCCGGTGGAGGCTGCCGTCTCGAGCTTGACCGAGCAGATCTTCGCACGCGCTCAGGAATATCTTGCCGCCTCCGCCGACGTGCTTGGCTGTGGGCCTGTTGCGCTCGCCTGCGGCGCGACCCTCGTGGCCGACGGGTCATCCACCTCCTTGCGTGATGCTGCCCTGTGCGCGAACGCCTCGGGCCCACAGCACGCAGCCACTGCCTTACCAGGGTCTTTGCCGCCTGCGGTGGACAGGCGCGCAAACACGCCCTCTGGGCTTTCCTACGAGCAGCTTACCGATGAGCTCCGCCGTCGCATGATCGGCTCCTCGGCGCTCCTGCCCGCCCAGAGCGAGACGCTCGCTCGCCTGGCGTGTGGGCGCTCCTGTCTCTGTGTCATGGCCACGGGTAGGGGCAAGTCACTCATCTTTCACATCCATGCGGCCCGCGAGGCCATCGCACACGGCAGGGCGAGCGTCTTCGTATACCCGCTTAGGGCTCTCGTGGCCGACCAGGCCTTTCACTTGGGGGCCGTCTTGGGGGAGCTTGGGCTTGACGTTCGCGTGCTCACGGGCGAGACGCCTCACGAGGGGCGCGAGGAGGCGTTCTCTGCCCTCGCGAGCGGAAAGGTGAGCGTGCTTCTGACGACGCCTGAGTTTCTTGCCATTCACGTCGATCGCTTTGCCGTCTCTGGACGCATCGGCTTCGTGGTCATCGACGAGGCCCATCACGGTGACGTGACCTCTGCCCGGGCGCGGGATGCCTACGCGGGGCTCCCGCGCGTACTCGACGCGTTGGGTAACCCCACCGCTCTGGCGGTCACGGCCACGGCCGACTCCGCTGCGGCTCGTCAGATAGCAACGCTGCTCTCCATAGACGAGGACGATGTCATCGTGGACGCGTCGGTGCGTGAGAACCTTCACCTCATCGACCTTCGCGAGTCTCGCGATCGCAGCGTCGCCCTCGTGAGCATCGTCGCCACGGGCGAGAAGACCGTCATCTACGTCAACAGCCGCGAGCGCAGCCTGGGGCTTGCGCGCATGCTCAGGAAGGGCGTTCCGGACCTTGGCCACAGGATCTCCTTCTACAACGCAGGCATGCCTCGAGAGTTGCGCGGGCGCGTCGAGGACGCCTTCAGGGAGGGCCTGCTCACGACCATAGTCTCCACGAGCGCCTTTGGCGAGGGGGTGAACCTCCCCGACGTTCGCAACGTCGTGCTCTATCACATGCCCTTCGATGCGGTGGAGTTCAACCAGATGAGTGGGCGGGCAGGCAGGGACGGCGAGGACGCCGCCGTGTGGCTGCTCTTTGGATCGCGTGACGCCCACATAAACGAGCGCGTGCTCGCCAGTGCCGCGCCCCAGCGCGAGATCATGGCACAGCTCTACGTCTCGATCCGAGACCTCTGCGGCGACGCTGGCCAGACCGTCGCCGACGACAGCGACATCGTTGCGAGGGCACACGCAGCCGGAAGTCCTTGGGATTTCGATGAGCGTGAGGTGGCCTCGGCCATCGCGACCTTTAGCGAACTTGGCTTCATTCAGGTGGATGGGTACGGGCTGAGCAGGCGCATCACGATGGCCGTGAGACCGCAGCACAGCTCGCTCGAGCGCTCAAGTCGCTATCTTGCCGGATTAAGTCAGGTTGATGACTTCAGGACATTTAGAGATTGGGTACTCTCTAGTAGTCAGGAGGAACTTCTCGAGCGCATCAATCGTCCGATGGTGCCTGACTTCGGAACGGTCGTGGATAGAAACGGGGGACTCACATGA
- a CDS encoding bifunctional (p)ppGpp synthetase/guanosine-3',5'-bis(diphosphate) 3'-pyrophosphohydrolase, producing the protein MSEAQDARPTGAQGQIPQADNWRVLKSICAEYFDNRAMGKLVSAYEFASEYHKNQRRRSGEPYINHPVEVALILAKDLRMDEDPICAALLHDTVEDTSATLRDLRDRFGTAVAELVDGVTKLTSIEVTSIDEKQALNLRKMFLAMSKDIRVIIIKLADRLHNMRTLAALKSDRRIFKAHETMDIYAPLADRLGMSSIKWELEDLAFFYLDPEEYERIARMVQDSRAQREQETSEAIKILDSTLRDVGLTGYQITGRPKHLWSIYQKMTHKGKEFSDIYDLIALRVLTDSERSCYSVLGAAHSLWHPLTICFKDYIATPKANGYQSLHTTVIGLGAHPIEIQIRTYKMHDTAEYGIAAHWLYKRSGNSDGKMSDDDKSIDSRINQIRRSLDWIADEDMGEARKFLQDLRTDLFEDEIFVFTPKGEVMSLRRGSTPLDFAYAVHTEVGNHCVGALVNGKVVPFSYHLKIGDRIKVLTNKQGKPSRDWLNIVTTQSSKAKIRKYFTTLSKTDDAERGRSELARELRKKGYGISTARTQDALEQVAVQLDYRRADDLFAAIGTGKVSCRQTTHRVVAVLEANSSERQEERERRARLRNAKKQAIAEDKPLMTPAAYVSSDKGRRRSSCGVVVKGDPDLLAHLARCCNPVMGDDIVGFITRGRGVSVHRNNCPNVQRLMEHPERMIDVEWDTTGATEFHVEIVVEACDRMGLIEEVGGAIRRAGGNILSTMSGIVKGDVARMRYLIAISDASLLDPLLALVSNVPSVFDCRRIMAGEGAKTN; encoded by the coding sequence ATGAGCGAGGCGCAAGACGCGCGTCCGACGGGTGCACAAGGGCAGATACCCCAGGCCGATAACTGGCGCGTGCTGAAGAGCATCTGCGCCGAGTACTTTGACAACAGGGCCATGGGCAAACTCGTCTCGGCCTACGAGTTTGCTTCTGAGTATCACAAGAACCAGCGACGACGATCGGGCGAGCCCTACATCAATCACCCCGTCGAGGTCGCTCTCATCTTGGCCAAGGACCTCAGGATGGACGAGGACCCCATCTGCGCCGCCCTACTGCATGACACGGTGGAGGACACGAGTGCCACCCTGCGAGACCTCAGGGATCGCTTTGGCACTGCGGTGGCCGAGCTGGTGGACGGCGTGACAAAGCTCACCTCCATCGAAGTCACATCCATAGACGAGAAGCAGGCGCTCAACCTGCGCAAGATGTTTCTTGCCATGTCAAAGGACATACGCGTCATAATCATCAAACTTGCGGATCGCCTGCACAACATGAGGACCCTGGCCGCCCTCAAGTCCGATCGTCGCATCTTCAAGGCACACGAGACGATGGACATCTATGCCCCGCTGGCCGACAGGCTTGGTATGAGCTCCATCAAGTGGGAGCTCGAGGACCTCGCCTTCTTCTATCTTGATCCCGAGGAATACGAGCGCATCGCTCGCATGGTGCAGGACTCCCGTGCCCAGCGCGAGCAGGAAACCTCCGAGGCCATCAAGATCCTCGACAGCACGCTTCGGGACGTGGGTCTTACGGGCTACCAGATCACTGGGCGCCCCAAGCATCTGTGGTCCATCTACCAGAAGATGACGCACAAGGGCAAGGAGTTCTCCGATATCTACGACCTCATCGCACTGCGCGTGCTTACCGACTCGGAAAGGAGCTGCTACTCCGTCCTCGGTGCCGCCCACTCCCTATGGCACCCGCTGACCATTTGCTTCAAGGACTACATCGCGACGCCAAAGGCTAACGGCTACCAGTCCTTGCACACGACGGTCATAGGCTTGGGGGCCCATCCCATCGAGATACAGATCCGTACCTACAAGATGCACGACACGGCCGAGTACGGCATAGCCGCCCATTGGCTCTACAAGAGGTCCGGAAATTCGGATGGGAAGATGAGTGACGATGACAAGAGCATCGACTCGCGGATAAACCAGATACGTAGGAGCCTGGACTGGATCGCTGACGAGGACATGGGGGAGGCACGTAAGTTTCTCCAGGATCTGCGCACGGATCTCTTCGAGGACGAGATCTTCGTCTTCACGCCCAAGGGGGAGGTCATGAGCCTGAGGCGCGGCTCCACGCCCCTCGACTTCGCCTATGCCGTGCACACTGAGGTGGGCAACCACTGCGTGGGCGCCTTGGTCAACGGTAAGGTCGTACCCTTCTCATATCACCTTAAAATCGGTGACCGCATCAAGGTGCTGACCAACAAGCAAGGCAAGCCCAGTCGGGACTGGCTGAATATCGTCACGACGCAGTCATCCAAGGCAAAGATACGCAAGTACTTCACCACCCTCTCCAAGACCGATGACGCCGAGCGGGGACGCAGCGAGCTTGCGCGCGAGCTTCGTAAGAAGGGTTATGGCATCTCGACGGCGCGCACCCAGGACGCGCTCGAGCAAGTTGCCGTCCAACTCGACTACCGACGGGCGGATGACCTGTTCGCGGCAATCGGCACGGGCAAGGTCTCGTGCCGGCAGACGACACATCGTGTCGTCGCCGTGCTCGAGGCGAACTCTTCCGAGCGGCAGGAAGAGCGCGAGCGCCGAGCGCGGCTGAGAAACGCCAAGAAGCAGGCCATCGCCGAGGACAAGCCCCTCATGACGCCTGCGGCATATGTCAGCTCGGACAAGGGCAGACGTCGCAGTTCCTGTGGCGTCGTGGTCAAGGGGGACCCCGATCTCCTCGCCCACCTGGCGCGCTGCTGCAATCCCGTTATGGGCGATGACATCGTGGGCTTCATCACGCGCGGGCGAGGCGTTTCGGTGCACCGCAACAACTGTCCCAACGTTCAGCGCCTGATGGAGCATCCCGAGCGCATGATTGACGTCGAGTGGGACACGACGGGGGCAACGGAGTTCCATGTCGAGATCGTGGTGGAGGCCTGCGACCGAATGGGTCTCATCGAGGAGGTGGGTGGCGCCATTCGCAGGGCGGGGGGAAACATCCTCTCAACGATGAGCGGGATTGTGAAGGGAGACGTGGCGCGCATGCGCTACCTGATAGCGATCTCTGACGCCTCGCTTTTGGACCCCTTGCTTGCCCTGGTGAGCAATGTCCCATCGGTCTTCGACTGTAGGCGCATCATGGCCGGGGAGGGCGCAAAAACTAACTGA
- a CDS encoding MBL fold metallo-hydrolase, protein MAETSERAHEGYEDHDEHEGHEGCDCGCDHHEGEAHDGCHGQGDGRDQVAMFVVGPIETNCYVYISEDECMVVDPGNSGAKIAEHLPDGVRVKYIAATHGHGDHVGGVKALKEAVGGSYVIHPADVELAKHAGEPCELGYAYDDNAPDPDLTYTEGDVIKVGGAGFRVIETPGHTPGSICLVGEGSAEGVCFVGDTVFQGSCGRTDLAGGSPEDMRASLARVKREIDPHTTLFCGHGEITTMEDELASNPYFQ, encoded by the coding sequence ATGGCTGAGACAAGCGAGAGGGCCCATGAGGGCTATGAGGACCACGATGAACACGAGGGTCACGAGGGCTGCGACTGTGGGTGCGACCATCACGAGGGTGAGGCCCACGACGGGTGTCACGGGCAGGGCGACGGGCGCGACCAGGTTGCGATGTTTGTCGTCGGTCCCATCGAGACCAACTGCTACGTCTACATCTCTGAGGACGAGTGCATGGTCGTCGATCCGGGGAACTCTGGCGCAAAGATAGCCGAGCACCTCCCTGACGGCGTGAGGGTCAAGTACATCGCGGCGACGCATGGGCACGGTGACCACGTGGGCGGCGTGAAGGCGCTCAAGGAGGCCGTCGGCGGGAGCTACGTGATTCATCCGGCCGACGTCGAGCTGGCCAAGCACGCCGGCGAGCCCTGCGAGCTGGGTTATGCCTACGATGACAACGCCCCCGATCCCGATCTGACCTACACGGAAGGCGACGTCATCAAGGTGGGAGGCGCCGGCTTTCGCGTCATCGAGACGCCGGGTCACACACCGGGGAGCATCTGCTTGGTGGGGGAGGGGAGCGCGGAGGGCGTCTGCTTTGTGGGAGACACGGTGTTTCAGGGCTCCTGTGGACGCACCGATCTTGCAGGTGGCAGTCCTGAGGACATGAGAGCCTCTCTCGCTCGCGTCAAGCGCGAGATAGACCCCCATACCACCCTCTTTTGCGGCCACGGGGAGATCACGACGATGGAGGACGAGCTGGCGTCGAACCCCTACTTTCAGTAG
- a CDS encoding NAD(P)/FAD-dependent oxidoreductase — MKRVIVIGAGPAGITAAHELLSRAPEEFEVTVLEETQAIGGISRTVEHDGNRMDIGGHRFFSKEERVNAWWAKLMPMQGSLAFDDRVLGRVCPLADGGPDPEKVDRVMLSRHRVSRIYYDHKFFDYPVSLSARTLRNMGPVTTLHVGFNYLGARVRRLPEDNLENFYINRFGRALYSMFFEGYTEKLWGRHPRDISADWGSQRVKGLSIAAVLKDAIAKATGKKQEQGGETSLIERFSYPKYGPGQLWEEAARKVRAMGGTIIMGARVTGLSTDDEGRITAVSCQDGSTYKADAVMSTMPLKDLADAFDTIPTDVHAIAAGLPYRDFVTVGLLVDRLELKNETDIRTLGNIVPDNWIYVQDASVKLGRIQIFNNWSPYMVRRPTETIWIGLEYFCDEGDDFWNMRDEDRVRFASAELVRMGVLSPQSKPLDSHVEHVKKAYPAYFDSYGQIDELIAWLDTHPNLFCLGRNGQHRYNNMDHSMMTAFYAVDDLLGGTTDRSNVWNVNTETDYHEDKSAS, encoded by the coding sequence TTGAAGAGAGTCATCGTCATCGGGGCCGGTCCTGCGGGCATCACCGCAGCGCATGAGCTTCTGAGCCGCGCGCCCGAAGAGTTTGAGGTTACCGTCCTTGAGGAGACCCAGGCAATCGGTGGCATATCGCGCACCGTCGAGCACGACGGCAACCGCATGGACATTGGCGGGCACCGCTTCTTTTCCAAGGAGGAGCGCGTCAATGCCTGGTGGGCCAAGCTCATGCCCATGCAGGGTTCCCTCGCCTTCGACGACAGGGTCCTCGGTCGTGTGTGCCCGCTTGCCGATGGGGGGCCAGATCCCGAGAAGGTCGATCGTGTGATGCTCTCTCGCCATCGCGTGTCTCGCATCTACTACGACCACAAGTTCTTTGACTATCCCGTGAGCCTGAGCGCCCGGACGCTCAGGAACATGGGACCTGTGACCACATTGCACGTCGGCTTCAACTACCTTGGGGCGCGAGTCAGAAGACTTCCCGAGGACAATTTAGAGAACTTCTACATAAACCGCTTTGGTCGCGCGCTCTATTCGATGTTCTTCGAGGGCTACACCGAGAAGCTCTGGGGCCGCCACCCACGTGACATCAGCGCCGACTGGGGCTCACAGCGCGTGAAGGGCCTCTCGATAGCCGCCGTCCTCAAGGACGCCATCGCCAAGGCGACCGGAAAAAAGCAGGAGCAGGGGGGCGAGACCTCGCTTATCGAGCGCTTCTCCTACCCCAAGTACGGTCCCGGGCAGCTCTGGGAGGAGGCCGCCCGCAAGGTTCGCGCCATGGGCGGCACCATCATCATGGGCGCTCGTGTGACGGGCCTCTCCACCGACGATGAGGGCAGAATCACGGCCGTGAGTTGCCAAGACGGTAGCACCTACAAGGCCGACGCCGTTATGAGCACGATGCCCCTCAAAGACCTCGCGGACGCCTTCGACACCATCCCCACAGACGTTCATGCGATTGCCGCAGGCCTCCCCTACCGCGACTTCGTGACCGTGGGACTTCTCGTGGACAGGCTCGAGCTCAAGAACGAGACGGACATTCGCACCCTCGGCAACATTGTGCCCGACAACTGGATTTACGTCCAGGATGCCAGCGTGAAGCTCGGGCGCATCCAGATCTTCAACAACTGGTCGCCCTACATGGTCAGACGGCCCACGGAGACTATCTGGATCGGGCTTGAGTACTTCTGCGACGAGGGTGACGACTTTTGGAACATGCGCGACGAGGATCGCGTGCGCTTCGCGTCTGCCGAGCTCGTGCGCATGGGCGTGCTCTCTCCCCAGTCCAAGCCCTTGGACAGCCACGTCGAGCACGTAAAGAAGGCCTACCCCGCCTACTTTGACAGCTACGGGCAGATCGACGAGCTCATTGCCTGGCTGGACACGCACCCCAACCTCTTCTGCCTGGGGCGTAACGGCCAGCACCGCTACAACAACATGGACCACTCGATGATGACCGCGTTCTATGCGGTGGATGACCTGCTTGGTGGCACGACAGATCGCAGCAACGTATGGAACGTCAACACCGAGACGGACTACCACGAGGACAAGAGCGCAAGCTAG